A genomic region of Phoenix dactylifera cultivar Barhee BC4 unplaced genomic scaffold, palm_55x_up_171113_PBpolish2nd_filt_p 000706F, whole genome shotgun sequence contains the following coding sequences:
- the LOC103720667 gene encoding protein EMBRYO SAC DEVELOPMENT ARREST 30-like produces the protein MFHKSKFKLAALVGIALSVVSLLVHLLLANYSAGDFMQQKLRVDDFYPIGQKFRYRKLWGPVSSLETLQPYANTRTFYPVLKEQNGFIYAKIYGGFDNIRSAICDLVAITRLLNATLVIPEIQESLRSKGISTKFNSFSYLYNDEQFIAALSNDVFIVKSLPNDLKKARKKTKFPTVSPQNSAPPSFYLTEVLPKLKRSKVVGLIINHGGCLQSILPESMAEYQRLRCRVAFHALQFRPEIQMLGNQIVERLRAFGRPYLAYHPGLVRDTLAYHGCAELFQDVHTELIQYRRKQMIKRRLVHEGLSVDSMARKKNGSCPLMPEEVGLLLRAMGYPPNTIIYLAGAETFGGQRILIPLRAMYTNLVDRTSLCSKKELSSLFGPEYPLPSNLPHPPPVKSEKQLIEEWKKAGPRPRPLPPPPARPFYQHEKEGWYGWVAETDKEPDPSPLDLRMQAHRLLWDALDYYVSVEADAFFPGFNNDGSGWPDFSSLIMGHRLYQTASGITYRPDRKTLVELLETNRDNLYHPKRNWTVLVRDHLNRSLGVDGLLTEARLSKPASFLSHPLPECSCRTSKLPDISNPVKGKNGELLYGGEDSCPDWMVHGLAMVSVRATGAKDEEAEESELPEDDNDLEGDSDNGSRIDARPSEQDEEMDPDD, from the exons ATGTTTCACAAGAGCAAGTTCAAGTTGGCTGCACTTGTGGGTATTGCCTTATCAGTGGTTTCTTTGCTGGTGCACCTTCTTCTTGCCAATTATTCAGCTGGAGACTTTATGCAGCAAAAGTTACGAGTGGATGATTTCTATCCAATTGGACAA AAGTTTCGTTACCGAAAATTATGGGGTCCTGTGAGCTCTTTGGAAACCTTGCAGCCATATGCTAATACTAGAACCTTCTATCCTG ttttGAAAGAACAGAATGGTTTCATATATGCAAAGATATATGGTGGATTTGATAACATAAGATCTGCG ATCTGTGATCTTGTGGCCATCACCCGGCTTTTGAATGCCACTTTAGTCATTCCAGAGATCCAAGAAAGTCTTCGTTCAAAAGGCATCAG TACCAAATTCAACAGTTTCTCTTATCTCTACAACGACGAGCAGTTCATTGCCGCACTTTCTAATGATGTCTTTATTGTGAAGAGCTTGCCGAATGATTTGAAGAAGGCTAGAAAAAAGACCAAGTTTCCGACAGTTTCGCCTCAAAATTCAGCCCCACCAAGTTTCTATCTCACAGAAGTGTTGCCCAAGCTTAAACGGTCAAAAGTTGTTGGATTGATAATCAATCACGGTGGATGCCTTCAG TCTATCCTTCCTGAAAGTATGGCAGAGTATCAGAGACTCAGATGTCGTGTTGCTTTCCATGCCCTACAGTTCCGCCCAGAAATTCAGATGCTTGGCAACCAAATTGTAGAGAG GCTGCGTGCATTTGGTCGTCCATATCTAGCATATCACCCTGGTCTCGTGAGAGACACCCTAGCATATCATGGCTGTGCTGAGCTTTTCCAG GATGTTCACACTGAACTAATACAATATAGAAGGAAGCAGATGATCAAACGCAGATTAGTTCATGAAGGACTCAGTGTTGATTCAATGGCTCGAAAGAAAAATGGCTCATGTCCTCTCATGCCTGAGGAG GTAGGGCTTCTCCTTAGGGCAATGGGATATCCTCCAAATACAATAATATACTTGGCTGGAGCTGAAACATTTGGTGGGCAAAGAATTTTAATTCCTCTGCGGGCCATGTACACAAACTTGGTGGATCGTACTTCTTTGTGCAGTAAGAAGGAGCTGTCTAGTTTGTTTGGACCAGAATATCCTCTTCCTTCAAATCTGCCTCACCCCCCACCTGTGAAAAGTGAGAAACAACTTATTGAAGAGTGGAAAAAAGCTGGGCCTCGGCCACGACCCCTTCCTCCACCTCCTGCTAGGCCTTTTTATCAGCATGAGAAGGAAGGTTGGTATGGTTGGGTTGCTGAGACTGACAAAGAGCCAGACCCTTCGCCTCTGGATTTGAGGATGCAAGCACACAGGTTGCTCTGGGATGCTCTTGATTATTATGTTTCTGTTGAAGCTGACGCATTCTTTCCTGGCTTCAACAATGATGGGAGTGGGTGGCCCGATTTTTCAAGCTTGATCATGGGGCACCGATTATACCAAACGGCTTCTGGCATAACATATCGCCCTGACAG GAAAACTCTTGTTGAGCTTCTCGAAACTAATCGTGACAATTTATATCATCCAAAACGCAACTGGACAGTTCTGGTGAGGGATCACCTTAACCGGAGTTTGGGTGTTGATGGCTTGCTAACTGAGGCCCGATTATCTAAACCTGCATCATTCCTTTCTCATCCATTGCCAGAATGTTCATGCAGAACATCCAAATTGCCTGACATTTCTAATCCTGTGAAGGGCAAAAACGGTGAACTGCTATATGGTGGTGAGGACAGTTGCCCTGACTGGATGGTTCATGGCCTTGCAATGGTTTCTGTAAGGGCCACTGGTGCAAAAGATGAGGAAGCTGAGGAGAGCGAGTTGCCTGAAGATGACAACGATTTGGAGGGGGACTCTGATAATGGAAGCAGAATCGATGCAAGGCCTTCCGAAcaggatgaagagatggatcccGATGATTAA